TTGGAGTTGCTCTTGGTGGAGGTGTGGAAACGAATCCTCTCCAGATGGCGCAAGCCTATGCAGCCTTTGCTAATGGAGGTTTGATGCCTGAAGCACATTTCATCACTCGTATTGAAAATGCCAGTGGCCAGATCATCAAGAGTCATAAAAACTCCCAAAAACGAGTGATTGATAAGTCGGTAGCCGATAAAATGACCAGCATGATGCTAGGAACATTTACCAATGGTACAGGAATTAGTTCGTCACCGGCAGATTATGTTATGGCTGGTAAAACAGGTACGACTGAAGCTGTTTTCAACCCAGAATATACCAGTGACCAGTGGGTGATCGGCTATACTCCGGATGTGGTAATCAGCCACTGGCTCGGTTTCCCAACAACAGATGAGAACCATTATCTAGCAGGTTCGACCTCCAATGGAGCAGCCCATGTCTTTAGAAGTATGGCTAATACCATTTTACCTTACACTACAGGTAGCACTTTTACAGTTGAGAATGCTTATAAACAAAATGGTATTGAACCAGAAAATACGAAAAAGCAGGTTGTTGAAAATGAGACAAACCAGTCTGAGGACCCAATAGGAGATATTCGTAGTCGTGCACAAAATCTTGTAGATGAAGCAGGTCGTGCGATTTCAGAAGCTAAAATAAAAGAAAAAGCCCAGACAATATGGGACTCAATCCTTAATCTATTTCGTTAAGAGGCTTGTCAAAGCCTAGGTTTCTTGTTATAATAGATAAGATGGAGGCGTTATGGCACTAAAAAAAGCAAGCCTAGCTTGTGCAGTTTGTGGTTCAAGGAATTATTCAATCAAAATTAGTGGGAACCCCAAGCCAACACGACTAGAAGTAAATAAATTTTGTAAACATTGTGGAAAATATACGACACATAGAGAAACGAGATAGGAGAGAACGATGGGCTTTATTAAGGATATTTTTAAACTTCTTAAAGAAACAACTTGGCCAACTCGCAAAGAAAGCTGGAGAGATTTTCGCTCTATTATGGAATACACAGCCTTCTTTGTGGTCATCATTTACATTTTTGACCAGTTGATTGTATCAGGTTTGATTCGATTTATTAACATTTTTTAGAAGAAAAGTGGAGAAGTTCTGCTAACTTTCTTCTATCATATGTATGAAAGGAAATATCATGGATAGTTTTGACAAGGGATGGTTTGTTCTACAAACTTATTCTGGCTATGAAAATAAGGTAAAAGAAAATCTATTGCAACGTGCGCAAACATATAACATGTTGGATAATATTCTACGTGTTGAGATTCCAACACAAACCGTGCAAGTTGAGAAAAATGGAAAGAAAAAGGAAGTTGAAGAGAATCGCTTTCCAGGTTATGTCCTTGTAGAAATGGTCATGACCGATGAAGCATGGTTCGTCGTTCGAAACACACCTAACGTAACAGGATTCGTCGGCTCACACGGTAACAGATCAAAACCAACTCCACTTTTGGAACAAGAAATCCGTGATATTCTGGTTTCAATGGGACAAACTGTTCAAGAGTTCGATATTGATGTTGAAGTTGGCCAGACAGTCCGCATCATTGATGGCGCTTTTGCAGACTACACAGGTAAAATTACTGAAATTGATAACAACAAAGTGAAGATGATTATCTCTATGTTTGGTAATGATACGATTGCAGAAGTGAATCTCAACCAAATTGCAGAATTATAACCCCAGAGAGGCTTTGCCTCTCTTTTTATGTGCCGTTGGGGGAGGAAGAAGTATAGAATAGAGGAAGTAGACCCAGTGGCTCGCGCATTTTGCTAAACTAAATGCAGAAAGGAGAGGTCTATGAATCTAAAAGATTTATATGAAGAAAGTAAGGGAATCATCCATAAGTGTCGCAAAGATTATCATTTGCATCTGTGGGAGAAAGAGGACTGGGATCAGGAAGGCATGTTATGTCTGTATGAGCTGGTGAGTTGCAACCCAGAGTTACTAGAGGGGGAGCGCCATCGACTTTATGTCTGCTTTAAAACAAAGTTTAGAAATCGTATCCTAGATTACATCCGTAAACAGGAAAGCCACAAGCGCCGTTTTGACAAAGAACCCTATGAAGAGGTGAGTGAGATTAGTCATCGTCTAGGAGAAAAAGGACTCAGGCTGGACGATTATTATCTCTTTCACGAACTTCTAAAGAATTACAAATCAAAGCAGAGTATGGAAAAACAAGAGTTAATAGACCGTCTAATGGGAGGAGAAGTCTTTAGAGGACGTAAAGCTCTCCTGAGAGAACTTTCCCTAATCTTTTCAGAATTTCGGTAAAGAGGTAAAAAAGTTCTTGACAAAGGTAAAAAAGTAGGTATAATAGAAAGAGTTGAAAAACTCAGGTCCGTTGGTCAAGGGGTTAAGACACCGCCTTTTCACGGCGGTAACACGGGTTCGAATCCCGTACGGACTATGGTGTATTGCGGTTAAAAAAACTTGAAAAAAGTTTAAAAAATCTGTTGACAGAGACAGGTAGCTGTGATATACTAATATAGTTGTCGCTTGAGAGAGATTGAGTGACAAAGACCTTTGAAAACTGAACAAGACGAACCAATGTGCAGGGCACTATAACTGAAGTTATAGTACTGAACAATGAAAAAACAATAAATCTGTCAGTGACAGAAATGAGTGAGAACTCAAACTTTTAATGAGAGTTTGATCCTGGCTCAGGACGAACGCTGGCGGCGTGCCTAATACATGCAAGTAGAACGCTGAAGCTTGGTGCTTGCACCGAGCGGATGAGTTGCGAACGGGTGAGTAACGCGTAGGTAACCTGCCTGGTAGCGGGGGATAACTATTGGAAACGATAGCTAATACCGCATAAGAGTAGATGTTGCATGACATTTACTTAAAAGGTGCAATTGCATCACTACCAGATGGACCTGCGTTGTATTAGCTAGTTGGTGAGGTAACGGCTCACCAAGGCAACGATACATAGCCGACCTGAGAGGGTGATCGGCCACACTGGGACTGAGACACGGCCCAGACTCCTACGGGAGGCAGCAGTAGGGAATCTTCGGCAATGGACGGAAGTCTGACCGAGCAACGCCGCGTGAGTGAAGAAGGTTTTCGGATCGTAAAGCTCTGTTGTAAGAGAAGAACGAGTGTGAGAGTGGAAAGTTCACACTGTGACGGTATCTTACCAGAAAGGGACGGCTAACTACGTGCCAGCAGCCGCGGTAATACGTAGGTCCCGAGCGTTGTCCGGATTTATTGGGCGTAAAGCGAGCGCAGGCGGTTAGATAAGTCTGAAGTTAAAGGCTGTGGCTTAACCATAGTACGCTTTGGAAACTGTTTAACTTGAGTGCAAGAGGGGAGAGTGGAATTCCATGTGTAGCGGTGAAATGCGTAGATATATGGAGGAACACCGGTGGCGAAAGCGGCTCTCTGGCTTGTAACTGACGCTGAGGCTCGAAAGCGTGGGGAGCAAACAGGATTAGATACCCTGGTAGTCCACGCCGTAAACGATGAGTGCTAGGTGTTAGACCCTTTCCGGGGTTTAGTGCCGCAGCTAACGCATTAAGCACTCCGCCTGGGGAGTACGACCGCAAGGTTGAAACTCAAAGGAATTGACGGGGGCCCGCACAAGCGGTGGAGCATGTGGTTTAATTCGAAGCAACGCGAAGAACCTTACCAGGTCTTGACATCCCTCTGACCGCTCTAGAGATAGAGTTTTCCTTCGGGACAGAGGTGACAGGTGGTGCATGGTTGTCGTCAGCTCGTGTCGTGAGATGTTGGGTTAAGTCCCGCAACGAGCGCAACCCCTATTGTTAGTTGCCATCATTCAGTTGGGCACTCTAGCGAGACTGCCGGTAATAAACCGGAGGAAGGTGGGGATGACGTCAAATCATCATGCCCCTTATGACCTGGGCTACACACGTGCTACAATGGCTGGTACAACGAGTCGCAAGCCGGTGACGGCAAGCTAATCTCTTAAAGCCAGTCTCAGTTCGGATTGTAGGCTGCAACTCGCCTACATGAAGTCGGAATCGCTAGTAATCGCGGATCAGCACGCCGCGGTGAATACGTTCCCGGGCCTTGTACACACCGCCCGTCACACCACGAGAGTTTGTAACACCCGAAGTCGGTGAGGTAACCTTTTAGGAGCCAGCCGCCTAAGGTGGGATAGATGATTGGGGTGAAGTCGTAACAAGGTAGCCGTATCGGAAGGTGCGGCTGGATCACCTCCTTTCTAAGGATAAGGAACTGCACATTGGTCTTGTTTAGTCTTGAGAGGTCTTGTGGGGCCTTAGCTCAGCTGGGAGAGCGCCTGCTTTGCACGCAGGAGGTCAGCGGTTCGATCCCGCTAGGCTCCATTGGTGAGAGATCACCAAGTAATGCACATTGAAAATTGAATATCTATATCAAATAGTAACAAGAAAATAAACCGAAACGCTGTAGTATTAAAAGAGTTTATGACTGAAAGGTCAAAAAATAAGGTTAAGTTAATAAGGGCGCACGGTGGATGCCTTGGCACTAGGAGCCGAAGAAGGACGTGACAAACGACGATATGCCTTGGGTAGCTGTAAGTAAGCGATGATCCAGGGATTTCCGAATGGGGGAACCCAACAGGTACTACCTGTTACCCGCATCTGTTAAGGATGTGAGGAGGAAGACGCAGTGAACTGAAACATCTAAGTAGCTGCAGGAAGAGAAAGCAAAAGCGATTGCCTTAGTAGCGGCGAGCGAAACGGCAGGAGGGCAAACCGAAGAGTTTACTCTTCGGGGTTGTAGGACTGCAATGTGGACTCAAAGATTATAGAAGAATGATTTGGGAAGATCAGCCAAAGAGAGTAATAGCCTCGTATTTAAAATAGTCTTTGTACCTAGCAGTATCCTGAGTACGGCGGGACACGTGAAATCCCGTCGGAATCTGGGAGGACCATCTCCCAACCCTAAATACTCCCTAGTGACCGATAGTGAACCAGTACCGTGAGGGAAAGGTGAAAAGCACCCCGGGAGGGGAGTGAAATAGAACCTGAAACCGTGTGCCTACAACAAGTTCGAGCCCGTTAATGGGTGAGAGCGTGCCTTTTGTAGAATGAACCGGCGAGTTACGATATGATGCGAGGTTAAGTTGAAGAGACGGAGCCGCAGGGAAACCGAGTCTGAATAGGGCGAATTAGTATCATGTCGTAGACCCGAAACCATGTGACCTACCCATGAGCAGGTTGAAGGTGCGGTAAGACGCACTGGAGGACCGAACCAGGGCACGTTGAAAAGTGCTTGGATGACTTGTGGGTAGCGGAGAAATTCCAAACGAACTTGGAGATAGCTGGTTCTCTCCGAAATAGCTTTAGGGCTAGCGTCGACATCAAGATTCTTGGAGGTAGAGCACTGTTTGGGTGAGGGGTCCATCCCGGATTACCAATCTCAGATAAACTCCGAATGCCAATGAATTATGGTCGGCAGTCAGACTGCGAGTGCTAAGATCCGTAGTCGAAAGGGAAACAGCCCAGACCACCAGCTAAGGTCCCAAAATAATTGTTAAGTGGAAAAGGATGTGGGGTTGCACAGACAACTAGGATGTTAGCTTAGAAGCAGCTATTCATTCAAAGAGTGCGTAATAGCTCACTAGTCGAGTGACCCTGCGCCGAAAATGTACCGGGGCTAAAACAATTTACCGAAGCTGTGGATACCTTTATAGGTATGGTAGGAGAGCGTTCTATGTGTGAAGAAGGTATACCGTGAGGAGTGCTGGAACGCATAGAAGTGAGAATGCCGGTATGAGTAGCGAAAGACAGGTGAGAATCCTGTCCACCGTAAGACTAAGGTTTCCAGGGGAAGGCTCGTCCGCCCTGGGTTAGTCGGGACCTAAGGAGAGACCGAAAGGTGTATCCGATGGACAACAGGTTGATATTCCTGTACTAGAGTATGTAGTGATGGAGGGACGCAGTAGGCTAACTAAAGCAGACGAATGGAAGAGTCTGTCTAAGCAGTGAGGTGTGATATGAGTCAAATGCTTATATCTATAACATTGAGCTGTGATGGGGAGCGAAGTTTAGTAGCGAAGTTAGTGACGTCACACTGCCAAGAAAAGCTTCTAGCGTTTAAACATACTCTACCCGTACCGCAAACCGACACAGGTAGTCGAGGCGAGTAGCCTCAGGTGAGCGAGAGAACTCTCGTTAAGGAACTCGGCAAAATGACCCCGTAACTTCGGGAGAAGGGGTGCTGATTTTATGTCAGCCGCAGTGAATAGGCCCAAGCAACTGTTTATCAAAAACACAGCTCTCTGCTAAATCGTAAGATGATGTATAGGGGGTGACGCCTGCCCGGTGCTGGAAGGTTAAGAGGAGTGCTTAGGAGTAATCCGAAGGTATGAATTGAAGCCCCAGTAAACGGCGGCCGTAACTATAACGGTCCTAAGGTAGCGAAATTCCTTGTCGGGTAAGTTCCGACCCGCACGAAAGGCGTAATGATTTGGGCACTGTCTCAACGAGAGACTCGGTGAAATTTTAGTACCTGTGAAGATGCAGGTTACCCGCGACAGGACGGAAAGACCCCATGGAGCTTTACTGCAGTTTGATATTGAGTGTCTGTACCACATGTACAGGATAGGTAGGAGTCTATGAGATCGGGACGCCAGTTTCGAAGGAGACGTTGTTGGGATACTACCCTTGTGTTATGGCCACTCTAACCCGGATAGGTTATCCCTATCGGAGACAGTGTCTGACGGGCAGTTTGACTGGGGCGGTCGCCTCCTAAAAGGTAACGGAGGCGCCCAAAGGTTCCCTCAGAATGGTTGGAAATCATTCGCAGAGTGTAAAGGTATAAGGGAGCTTGACTGCGAGAGCTACAACTCGAGCAGGGACGAAAGTCGGGCTTAGTGATCCGGTGGTTCCGTATGGAAGGGCCATCGCTCAACGGATAAAAGCTACCCTGGGGATAACAGGCTTATCTCCCCCAAGAGTTCACATCGACGGGGAGGTTTGGCACCTCGATGTCGGCTCGTCGCATCCTGGGGCTGTAGTCGGTCCCAAGGGTTGGGCTGTTCGCCCATTAAAGCGGCACGCGAGCTGGGTTCAGAACGTCGTGAGACAGTTCGGTCCCTATCCGTCGCGGGCGTAGGAAATTTGAGAGGATCTGCTCCTAGTACGAGAGGACCAGAGTGGACTTACCGCTGGTGTACCAGTTGTCTTGCCAAAGGCATCGCTGGGTAGCTATGTAGGGAAGGGATAAACGCTGAAAGCATCTAAGTGTGAAACCCACCTCAAGATGAGATTTCCCATGATTTTATATCAGTAAGAGCCCTGAGAGATGATCAGGTAGATAGGTTAGAAGTGGAAGTGTGGCGACACATGTAGCGGACTAATACTAATAGCTCGAGGACTTATCCAAAGTAACTGAGAATATGAAAGTGGACGGTTTTCTTGGTATTTGATAGATATTCAATTTTGAGTAGGTATTACTCAGAGTTAAGTGACGATAGCCTAGGAGATACACCTGTACCCATGCCGAACACAGCAGTTAAGCCCTAGAACGCCGGAAGTAGTTGGGGGTTGCCCCCTGTGAGATATGGAAGTCGCTTAGCTCGAGGGAGTTTAGCTCAGCTGGGAGAGCATCTGCCTTACAAGCAGAGGGTCAGCGGTTCGATCCCGTTAACTCCCATAGGTCCCGTAGTGTAGCGGTTATCACGTCGCCCTGTCACGGCGAAGATCGCGGGTTCGATTCCCGTCGGGACCGTTTAAGATAACGGAAGTTATTTTAGACTCGTTAGCTCAGTTGGTAGAGCAATTGACTTTTAATCAATGGGTCACTGGTTCGAGCCCAGTACGGGTCATATTTGCGGGTTTGGCGGAATTGGCAGACGCACCAGATTTAGGATCTGGCGCTTAACGGCGTGGGGGTTCAAGTCCCTTAACCCGCATAATAGAAATCAGCCGGCTTAGCTCAGTTGGTAGAGCATCTGATTTGTAATCAGAGGGTCGCGTGTTCAAGTCATGTAGCCGGCATTTTTTTATATAGAATAAGAGGTCGATGCGAACGTAGTTCAGTGGTAGAACACCACCTTGCCAAGGTGGGGGTCGCGGGTTCGAATCCCGTCGTTCGCTTAGAGAGGCCGGGGTGGCGGAACTGGCAGACGCACAGGACTTAAAATCCTGCGATTGGTAACGATCGTACCGGTTCGATTCCGGTCCTCGGCATATAATGATGAGCACCCTTAGCTCAACTGGATAGAGTACCTGACTACGAATCAGGCGGTTAGAGGTTCGACTCCTCTAGGGTGCATTTTTTTTATTTAACGCGGGAAGTAGCTCAGCTTGGTAGAGTACTTGGTTTGGGACCAAGGTGTCGCAGGTTCGAATCCTGTCTTCCCGATCGATTACGAGGATACTTTAGGGTATCTTTTTTTATTTACTAAGGAGATTCTGAGAGTCTTCTTTTTTGTTTACTGAACAAATTTGGGTAAACTAGCAGTGCTTAAGGAATGGTACTAGTCATATATTTTCTTTAATTATGGTAAAATAGTAAGAGAATAATGTGAGGAAAATGAATGTCAAGTAAGTTTGAAATTTTAATGAATCAACTGGGAATATCTGATCAATTGAGACGGGACCCTGCTCTTGTTGATGCCAGAATTGAGCGTGTTGTGGTTCATAAAATTAGTAAGATTTGGGAATTTCATTTTGTATTTTCTAATATTTTACCGATTGAAATTTTTTTAGAGTTAAAGAAAGGGCTTAGTGAAGAATTTTCGAAAACAGGCAATCGAGCTGTTTTCGAAATCAAGGCTCTTTCTCAAGAATTCTCTAATGAACTCTTGCAGGCCTACTATAAGGAGGCTTTTTCTGAAGGTCCATGTGCAAGTCAGGGGTTTAAATCTCTTTACCAGAATTTAAACGTCCGTGCGGAAGGAAATCAACTCATTATTGAAGGTTCAGAGGCGATTGATAAGGAGCACTTTAAGAAGAATCATCTTCCTAATTTGGCAAAGCAACTCGAAAAGTTTGGTTTTCCAGCTTTTGTATGCCAAATAGAAAAGAATGATGCTCTTACACAAGAGCAGGAGGAAGCCTTCCATACCGAGAATGAACAGATTGTCCAAGCTGCCAATGAGGAAGCGCTCCGGGCTATGGAGCAATTGGAACAAATGGCTCCTCCTCCAGTAGAAGAGAAGCCAGCCTTTGATTTTCAGGCTAAAAAGGCTATGGCCAAGCCTAAACTAGATAAGGCTGAGGTTACCCAGATGATTGACGTGACGACTGAGGAAAATCGTCTGGTCTTTGAAGGGGTCGTTTTTGATGTGGAGCATAAGGTGACCAGAACTGGTCGCGTTTTGATCAACTTTAAAATGACAGACTACACTTCAAGTTTTTCAATGCAAAAATGGGTTAAGAATGAAGAAGAAGCTCAGAAGTTTGACATCATTAAGAAGAATTCTTGGCTCCGAGTTCGTGGAAATGTGGAGATGAATAATTTCACACGCGATTTGACCATGAACGTGCAGGATGTGCAGGAAGTTGTTCACTATGAGCGGAAGGATTTGATGCCAGAAGGTGAGCGTCGGGTTGAGTTTCATGCTCATACCAACATGTCGACCATGGATGCTCTACCAGAGGTAGAGGAGATCGTTGCGACAGCTGCTAAGTGGGGGCACAAGGCGGTTGCCATCACCGACCATGGAAATGTTCAATCCTTCCCACATGGCTACAAGGCAGCTAAGAAAGCTGGAATCCAGCTGATCTATGGAATGGAAGCCAATATCGTGGAGGACCGTGTCCCTATCGTTTATAACGAAGTGGAGATGGACTTGTCAGAAGCGACCTACGTGGTCTTTGACGTTGAAACGACGGGACTT
The sequence above is a segment of the Streptococcus oralis ATCC 35037 genome. Coding sequences within it:
- the rpmG gene encoding 50S ribosomal protein L33; the protein is MALKKASLACAVCGSRNYSIKISGNPKPTRLEVNKFCKHCGKYTTHRETR
- the secE gene encoding preprotein translocase subunit SecE, with amino-acid sequence MGFIKDIFKLLKETTWPTRKESWRDFRSIMEYTAFFVVIIYIFDQLIVSGLIRFINIF
- the nusG gene encoding transcription termination/antitermination protein NusG codes for the protein MDSFDKGWFVLQTYSGYENKVKENLLQRAQTYNMLDNILRVEIPTQTVQVEKNGKKKEVEENRFPGYVLVEMVMTDEAWFVVRNTPNVTGFVGSHGNRSKPTPLLEQEIRDILVSMGQTVQEFDIDVEVGQTVRIIDGAFADYTGKITEIDNNKVKMIISMFGNDTIAEVNLNQIAEL